ACTTTACATCCAGACCTCTCAATTTAATCTGAGTAGATTTTTTGCTGAACAAAGCTTCGTATGATTTCGCCAGCTTATGCATTTCTTCTAATTCTTCTTTGGTAATGGGTTGCTTTTTAATCTCGCGAAGTTCCCAGTCTGTAAGGTCAAATTGAGCTAAAATTTTTCTGCAGGTATCGCAGGTATTTAGGTAAAATACTTTCTTCATTATTATTCTTGTCTGTTATTTGTTAAAATTCTACTTCATTATTTATTTCGTCTTTCAAAAGTAGGATTTAATCTAAAACTTTGAAAATTATTAAATAACTTTATTCAAATTTTATAAAGATGCAGAACAAACCTATTACTTTTCAATTTATTTCAGAGCCATCAGATGTTAATTACGGCGGAAATGTGCATGGCGGAAGTGTTATGAAATGGATTGATCAGGCAGGCTATGCGTGTGCCACTACCTGGAGTGGAAATTATTCAGTTACAGTATATGTTGGAGGAATACGTTTCTACGAACCGATTAAAATTGGAGAAGTGGTAAAAGTAGATGCTCAGGTCATTTACACTGGAAGCTCAAGCATGCATATTGCGATCAATGTCTTTTCCAGAAATCTGAAACAGCCTACTTTTGATAAAAAAACACATTGCATCATCGTCTTCGTTGCTGTGGATGAAAATGGTAAAAAGCTGCCTGTCCCTAAATGGACCCCCGAAACAGAAGAGGAAAAACTACAGGAACAATATGCCAAGCGTCTGATGGAACTCAGAACTCAGATTGAGGATGAAATGAAACCCTTTTTATAGAAATGTATAGCTTTGAAGCATTCGAATACTTTCAGTCAAAATATTGAGAGTATGGATACTAGGTACAAAATGAATCCAACTTTAGAAATAAGCTATTCCCATCAATGAAAAGCAAAAACAGAAACTTATTATTGAATTTTATAATGACCCATTTGCTTTTGAAAGGAATAATTTTAACAAAAACAACGGTAATTTACGCATCAATATCAACGGAAAGGAAATTCGCAATATAGAAGAACTGAATACCCAGGCCAAAAGCATGCAGGAGGTAATCAGAAAATACAACAATCCTGTAGAAATAGATAAGGCAATACATTATCCAATATATTAAACATCAATATCACCAAATCCTGTGGTTTTGAACTAGGTATTTATGATTAAAGATATGCTCAGTTTTTAGGTTTTGGCTAAAGCCAATGGATTGCATATTCATTTATTCGGATGGGCTAAAGCCCATCCCTATTGATGTTGATATCGGGATGGATAATAGATGTTTAACGACAAGATCTTTTATCTTTTATCTTTTATCTTTTATCTTTTATCTTTTATCTTTTATCTTTTATCTTTTATCTTTTATCTTTTATCTTTTATCTTTTATCTTTTATCTTTTATCTTTTATCTTTTAATCATAATTTATATCTTTGTAACATCAAAAGGAAATGGTGTTCTTCCTTCCCCAACCGCTTTACAAAAGCTGATGACGCCTGATTGAGAGATTATTAAACAATAACTAATCAGGATTATTATGTCAAAAAACCAACGAACACTTGTTAAAAAAACAATTTTTCACACTCAATTTTTCTTTAGAAAATTTCCGGCACTGCCTTATATTGGCAAATGGCTTCTAATCAGTATCATTATTGGAGCTTTGGCAGGAAGTGCCTCTGCTGGCTTTTTACAATCGCTGGAATGGGCGACAAATTTTAGAGAAAGCCATTTATGGCTAATTGCTTTGCTTCCTGTGGCTGGTTTTTTAATTGGGCTTATCTATTATTATTGGGGAAAAGATGTGGAGGCTGGAAATAATCTTCTGATTGATACTATTCATGATCCTAAAGAGATTATTCCATTCAAAATGGCTCCTTTCGTTTACTTAGGAACCATTGCCACTCATTTTTTTGGAGGTTCAGCTGGTCGTGAGGGAACAGCTCTTCAGATGGCTGGTGCTATTGCGGATCAACTTAGTAAACCTTTTAAGCTTGATAAAAATGAAAGGAAAATATTAATTATCTCTGCCATTGCTGCCGGATTCGGTTCTGTGTTTGGAACTCCTTTGGCAGGTGCTGTGTTCGGACTTGAGGTATTTCTGATCGGAAGGATACGTTATAATGCCATATTCCCAGCTTTTGCCTCAGCAATTCTTGCGGATTGGGCTACCAACCTCTGGAATGTAAAACATACTCACTATCATATTGATTTTATCCCTAAACTAGAGTTTCTCCCTATCTTATATAGTATTTTAGCAGGTATTACTTTTGGTATTTGTGCTGCAGCATTCAGTAAAATCATTCATTGGGCAGGGTCTATTTTTAAATCGAAGATTAAATATCCACCGCTTCGTCCGGTTATTGGAGGAATTATTATTGCCCTTGCCGTTCTGCTCATGGGTACAACAAGATATATCGGACTGGGAGTTCCGGTGATTCTGGAGTCTTTTGAAAAGCAGCTCCCATTCTATGATTTTGCCATAAAAATGATTTTTACCATCGTTACCCTTTCAGCAGGTTTCAAAGGTGGTGAAGTAACTCCATTATTTTTTATTGGAGCAACATTAGGAAGTGCATTATCCCTATTTATTCCATTACCTTTTGGATTATTGGCAGGAATGGGATTTGTGGCTGTATTTGCAGGAGCAACCAACACTCCATTAGCCTGTATGTTAATGGGAATTGAATTATTTGGGGCAGAATGTGGTATTTATATAGCTATTGCCTGCGTGGTTTCTTATCTTCTTTCGGGGCACAATAGCATTTACACTAAACAAAAGATTGGTGAAGCTAAAAATAGAAGGTATGAGAGCCAACAGGATAGATCTATTTCCGATTTTCTTTAATCATCCAACAAGCCATTAAAAGACGCACCACGAACCACAAACCTCTCCAACACTGTTACCCGAAATACAACTATAATCCGTACTTTTGCACCATGTTCGATTACAGGTTAAAAGTTTTCCATACCGTAGCTTCCAGACTGAGTTTTACTAAAGCTTCTGAGGAGCTTCATATTTCGCAACCGGCAGTTACCAAGCACATCAAAGAAATTGAAGTTCAGTTGAGCACCAAATTATTTGACAGAAAGGGAACTTCCATACAGTTGACGCAAAGTGGTAAAATCCTGTATGAATACGCTGAAAAGATCAGAAATATCTATCGTGATCTGGAATTTGAAATCAGTCAGATCAACCAACAACATAAAGGAAAACTAATCATTGGAGCCAGTACCACTGTAGCCCAGTATATTTTGCCTGAAATTTTGGCCAAATTCAATGCTTATTATAAAGATATTAAAATTGAACTGTTGACTGGGAATACTGAAGCCATTTCCACTCTTTTAAAAGAAGAAAAAATCGACCTTGGTATTATTGAGGGGGAATCACAATCTTCTTATTTTGATTATAAAGCTTTTAAACCCGATGAAATTGTTCTGGCCGCCAAGTCAGATCATCCTCTGGCTCATAAAATGTTAAATGTAAAAGACCTCTATCAGCTGAATCTTATTTTCCGTGAACAAGGTTCAGGAACTCTTGAGTATATCCAAAACCGATTAAGAGAAAAGGGAGTTAACATTCATGAGTTGAATACCGTTATTCAGTTGGGAAGCAGCGAGAGCATCAAAAACTATCTTCTTCATTCGGATTGTATGGCTTTTCTTTCTATCAGTACCATTTTAAATGAGCTGAAAAATAATATTCTTACTGTTATTGACATTAAAAACTTCAATATTGAAAGAGATTTTCATTTTATCCTTCCCAAAGGAGAGCAATCAGAGCTTATAGAACTCTTTTTAAGATTTGCAGAGTAATACGTTTTGGCTAAAGCCAGTGGATCTTTTTTATTTTTTGGCGGGCTAAAGCCGACCTTTATTGATATTGATACCCCAATACAAAATAGTTGTTTAACGACTTTATCTTTTATAACTTTTAGTTATCCGGTATAACAAAATACAATTTACTTTGTAATAACATATTTACGAATTTTGAACCAGATTTTAAAAGTTCGAAATATGAAAGATTTCATTCAAAATGAAACGACACGAAAAGTAATTTTTATTGGATTGGCAGTTTTATGTCTTACTCCATTCATTTCTTCTCCCATTGCTCTGGCATTAGGTTTTGCCCTAGCTGTTTTTATGGGAAATCCATTTGAAAAACATTTGCATCAATATATTCATCTGTTGTTACAGATCTCTATTGTCGGATTAGGTTTTGGATTAAAACTGGATGAAGCACTTCATGCCGGAAAAACAGGATTAATGTTAACGGTTGTAAGTATTGTTACTGTAATGGTTCTGGGATATTTTTTAGGAAAGATCTTCAAGCTTGAAAGACCACTATCCTACCTCTTATCTGCCGGAACGGCTATCTGTGGTGGAAGTGCCATTGCTGCGGTTTCTCCTATCATTAAACCCACGACCAAACAAATATCTCTGGCTTTAGCAATTGTCTTTACATTGAATTCTATTGCTTTATTTGTATATCCTGCAGTCGGACATCTGCTGAATCTTTCTCAAGAACAGTTGGTTTATGGTGTGCTGTGGGAATTCATGACACTAGTTCTGTGGTAGGTGCTGCCAGTAAATATGGTGATGAAGCCTTAAAAATTGCCACTACGGTTAAATTAGCTCGTGCTTTATGGATTATTCCGGTTTCCCTGATCACCATGTTTATTTTTAAAAGTAAAGATTCAAAAATTAAAATTCCGTGGTTTATAGGGTATTTCATCTTAGCTATTTTACTGAATACATATTTTCCTATTATGGATACTTTCAGTACGGCTATTACTTCTTTAGCTAAATCCGGATTGAATCTGACCCTGTTTTTTATTGGATCTACTCTTTCTATTCAGACTTTAAAATCAATAGGTTTTAAGCCCTTGCTTACCGCTGTACTGCTTTGGGTAACCATCAGTATTGGAAGCTTGTTATACATCATTCACTAAAAACAGCAACACCCTTCTGAAATCAGGAGGGTGCTGCCTATTAAATGTGGAAATGTTTATTTAATTCTAAATAATTTGTTATATCTGCGGACAGTTATATACCTGTAGACAGCCGATATATATAGAGCAATATTCCGGTCCTGTTACAGCACCTGAACAGCTGCATCCACAAAGAGATAAATCCGGTTTACCGCTTATTCCTCCTGTAATGTTTTTCAAGTCTGCTTTTTTCAATTTTTTAGCATTTTTAGTAATGTTCATGTTATTTGTTTTTAGTTAAACGTATAGTTTTAGTTACATTCCAAAGTTAAACAAATATTAAATATTCGCAACACAATTATATTCAAATTATAATAAATTATTGATTTAATATAATTATGATACCATAAAACACAATAACTCTACTTCTATTTTTTAAACAATTCAAAATTTACTCTATAAATTCCAGATCCTTATTATGCGTTTCTGAAATTGTCAATGAAGAA
This is a stretch of genomic DNA from Chryseobacterium tructae. It encodes these proteins:
- a CDS encoding arsenate reductase family protein, giving the protein MKKVFYLNTCDTCRKILAQFDLTDWELREIKKQPITKEELEEMHKLAKSYEALFSKKSTQIKLRGLDVKSLREKDFKELLLDHYTFLKRPVFITDKEIFIGNDKNNIEALRTFFGVE
- a CDS encoding acyl-CoA thioesterase; amino-acid sequence: MQNKPITFQFISEPSDVNYGGNVHGGSVMKWIDQAGYACATTWSGNYSVTVYVGGIRFYEPIKIGEVVKVDAQVIYTGSSSMHIAINVFSRNLKQPTFDKKTHCIIVFVAVDENGKKLPVPKWTPETEEEKLQEQYAKRLMELRTQIEDEMKPFL
- a CDS encoding voltage-gated chloride channel family protein; its protein translation is MSKNQRTLVKKTIFHTQFFFRKFPALPYIGKWLLISIIIGALAGSASAGFLQSLEWATNFRESHLWLIALLPVAGFLIGLIYYYWGKDVEAGNNLLIDTIHDPKEIIPFKMAPFVYLGTIATHFFGGSAGREGTALQMAGAIADQLSKPFKLDKNERKILIISAIAAGFGSVFGTPLAGAVFGLEVFLIGRIRYNAIFPAFASAILADWATNLWNVKHTHYHIDFIPKLEFLPILYSILAGITFGICAAAFSKIIHWAGSIFKSKIKYPPLRPVIGGIIIALAVLLMGTTRYIGLGVPVILESFEKQLPFYDFAIKMIFTIVTLSAGFKGGEVTPLFFIGATLGSALSLFIPLPFGLLAGMGFVAVFAGATNTPLACMLMGIELFGAECGIYIAIACVVSYLLSGHNSIYTKQKIGEAKNRRYESQQDRSISDFL
- a CDS encoding LysR substrate-binding domain-containing protein, which encodes MFDYRLKVFHTVASRLSFTKASEELHISQPAVTKHIKEIEVQLSTKLFDRKGTSIQLTQSGKILYEYAEKIRNIYRDLEFEISQINQQHKGKLIIGASTTVAQYILPEILAKFNAYYKDIKIELLTGNTEAISTLLKEEKIDLGIIEGESQSSYFDYKAFKPDEIVLAAKSDHPLAHKMLNVKDLYQLNLIFREQGSGTLEYIQNRLREKGVNIHELNTVIQLGSSESIKNYLLHSDCMAFLSISTILNELKNNILTVIDIKNFNIERDFHFILPKGEQSELIELFLRFAE